A genomic stretch from Catenulispora sp. GP43 includes:
- a CDS encoding LamG-like jellyroll fold domain-containing protein, which produces MNHEHEEDAHCQCPRTAEFDSAGPAATGRRAFLRNAGLLGAGATALASGATVFGPAATAAAASAGATTDAAHGGAGVYDITAIDTSDPGACWDPDPDNPVFTLVVMPDTQYMFDQDRIHPAPMEASFRYILSGDEDANIVFMAHLGDITQNGQAGEFAAAGSVFEMLDRKKVAYSVVAGNHDVSGTDQRGATPYSGTFTKARAAKSATFGGASPDGYNTFHVFRGGGRDWLLLGLDWRLSPAGFAWANKVIADHPTLPVIVTTHEIAYADDSGTAYLSDYGQQLWDGLIKNHDQVFLTLNGHYWPPGSTTLSNTAGHDVHVHITNYQDRYYGGAAMIRTYRFDMRRNTIDVSTFSPFFGGLPTNEVNEQAGQEIELTSSVDRFSMSVDFDQRFNGFAPVPARPARPANKMLVRGTLAYWRFDGGGADGSAVGDKQVIRDLSGKGNDLVKENVPGTPGAPLTWSTAEFHPDQPGHGSLRFTGQGHPVQGAWLQTVPNAPLNNETFQHGYTFEAFFKLPADWDSSQSAWSGLLSRWGMASEAGKSGGNTDPQEPIATLSLSGGSELQWNVYPLNQPGASTAWSHLLPLGQWWHVAVVNDGKVNRMYVNGCEEGRNPSTPAIGITALNLSWLLGGYEYGGAINQIHNGWLGDVRITGRPLRIDEFMNA; this is translated from the coding sequence ATGAACCACGAGCACGAAGAAGACGCTCACTGCCAGTGCCCCCGCACCGCCGAATTCGACTCCGCCGGGCCCGCCGCCACCGGACGCCGGGCCTTCCTGCGCAACGCCGGGCTGCTGGGTGCCGGCGCGACCGCGCTGGCGTCCGGTGCCACGGTGTTCGGGCCGGCCGCCACCGCCGCGGCCGCCTCGGCCGGTGCCACCACTGATGCCGCGCATGGCGGGGCCGGTGTCTACGACATCACCGCCATCGATACCTCCGACCCGGGTGCCTGCTGGGACCCGGATCCGGACAACCCGGTGTTCACGCTCGTCGTGATGCCGGACACGCAGTACATGTTCGACCAGGACCGCATCCACCCGGCGCCGATGGAGGCCTCGTTCCGCTACATCCTCAGCGGGGATGAGGACGCGAACATCGTTTTCATGGCGCACCTCGGCGACATCACGCAGAACGGGCAGGCGGGGGAGTTCGCCGCGGCCGGTTCGGTGTTCGAGATGCTGGACCGCAAGAAGGTCGCCTACAGCGTCGTCGCCGGCAACCACGACGTCTCCGGCACCGACCAGCGCGGGGCCACGCCGTATTCGGGCACGTTCACCAAGGCCCGGGCGGCGAAGTCCGCGACCTTCGGCGGCGCGAGCCCCGACGGCTACAACACCTTCCACGTCTTCCGCGGCGGCGGTCGCGACTGGCTGCTGCTCGGCCTGGACTGGCGGCTGTCGCCGGCCGGGTTCGCCTGGGCCAACAAGGTGATCGCCGACCACCCGACGCTGCCGGTCATCGTCACCACGCACGAGATCGCCTACGCCGACGACTCAGGCACCGCCTACCTGTCCGACTACGGCCAGCAGCTGTGGGACGGCCTGATCAAGAACCACGACCAGGTGTTCCTGACCCTGAACGGCCACTACTGGCCGCCCGGGTCCACCACGCTGAGCAACACCGCGGGCCACGATGTGCACGTCCACATCACCAACTACCAGGACCGCTACTACGGCGGCGCGGCGATGATCCGCACGTACCGCTTCGACATGCGGCGCAACACGATCGACGTCTCGACGTTCTCGCCGTTCTTCGGCGGCCTGCCCACCAACGAGGTGAACGAGCAGGCCGGGCAGGAGATCGAGCTGACCTCCTCGGTCGACCGGTTCTCCATGTCGGTCGACTTCGACCAGCGGTTCAACGGTTTCGCGCCGGTCCCGGCACGTCCTGCGCGCCCGGCGAACAAGATGCTGGTCCGCGGCACGCTGGCCTACTGGCGCTTCGACGGCGGCGGCGCGGACGGCTCCGCGGTCGGCGACAAGCAGGTCATCCGCGACCTGTCCGGCAAGGGCAACGACCTGGTGAAGGAGAACGTCCCCGGCACCCCGGGCGCGCCGCTGACCTGGTCCACCGCCGAGTTCCACCCCGACCAGCCCGGCCACGGCTCGCTGCGCTTCACCGGCCAGGGCCACCCGGTCCAGGGCGCGTGGCTGCAGACCGTCCCGAACGCGCCGCTGAACAACGAGACGTTCCAGCACGGATACACCTTCGAGGCGTTCTTCAAGCTGCCCGCGGACTGGGACTCCTCGCAGAGCGCGTGGAGCGGCCTGCTCAGCCGCTGGGGCATGGCCTCCGAGGCCGGCAAGTCCGGCGGCAACACGGACCCGCAGGAGCCGATCGCCACCCTGAGCCTGTCCGGCGGCTCCGAACTCCAGTGGAACGTCTACCCGCTGAACCAGCCCGGCGCGTCCACCGCCTGGAGCCACCTGCTGCCGCTGGGCCAGTGGTGGCACGTCGCGGTCGTCAACGACGGCAAGGTAAACCGGATGTACGTGAACGGCTGCGAGGAGGGCCGCAACCCCTCGACGCCGGCGATCGGCATCACGGCGCTGAACCTCTCCTGGCTGCTCGGCGGCTACGAGTACGGCGGCGCCATCAACCAGATCCACAACGGCTGGCTCGGCGATGTCCGCATCACCGGCCGGCCGCTCCGCATCGACGAGTTCATGAACGCCTGA
- a CDS encoding AraC family transcriptional regulator: MSSENLLESSVDSTISAEIDDPLCDALAVADARAAMSGAFVAGGAWAVRLHAPDRLKVNCVVRGEPVLVREDTGEQVQLAPGDVIVSDGALPYILCSAPDVPPQPSGPLPTDPRTGFRRLGTGEDAMCVAGHVDLSRDRGGLLRDALPALVRVRGDAPEAATLRRLVEQLLDEMTGHRPGATAAMDHIAQLVFLHVLRISLADTANLPAGWLRGLADERVAPALRLMHGDPARAWRLEDLARAASLSRTAFAVRFRDTVGVPPLTYLLTWRMSLAARALRHEATPVAVLAREAGYGSESAFSTAFKRAMGSSPRDYRRSPQPLGAGGQ, encoded by the coding sequence GTGAGTTCGGAAAACTTGCTCGAGAGTTCAGTCGATTCGACTATTTCGGCCGAAATCGACGACCCGCTCTGCGACGCGCTGGCGGTCGCCGACGCCCGCGCGGCCATGTCCGGCGCGTTCGTGGCCGGCGGCGCCTGGGCGGTCCGGCTGCACGCCCCCGACCGGCTGAAGGTGAACTGCGTCGTGCGCGGCGAGCCGGTGCTGGTCCGCGAGGACACCGGCGAGCAGGTGCAGCTCGCCCCGGGCGACGTGATCGTCTCGGACGGCGCCCTGCCCTACATCCTGTGCAGCGCCCCCGACGTCCCGCCGCAGCCCTCCGGCCCGCTGCCCACCGATCCCCGGACCGGCTTCCGCCGCCTGGGCACCGGCGAGGACGCCATGTGCGTCGCGGGCCACGTCGACCTGAGCCGCGACCGCGGCGGCCTGCTGCGCGACGCGCTGCCCGCCCTGGTCCGCGTCCGCGGCGACGCGCCGGAGGCCGCGACCCTGCGCCGCCTGGTCGAGCAGCTCCTCGACGAGATGACCGGCCACCGCCCCGGCGCCACGGCCGCCATGGACCACATCGCCCAACTGGTGTTCCTGCACGTACTGCGCATCAGCCTCGCCGACACCGCGAACCTGCCCGCCGGCTGGCTCCGCGGCCTGGCCGACGAACGCGTCGCCCCGGCCCTGCGCCTGATGCACGGCGACCCGGCCCGCGCTTGGCGCCTGGAGGATCTGGCGCGCGCGGCATCGCTGTCCCGCACCGCGTTCGCCGTGCGCTTCCGGGACACCGTCGGTGTTCCACCCCTGACATACCTGCTCACCTGGCGCATGAGCCTGGCCGCCCGGGCCCTGCGCCACGAGGCCACACCGGTGGCGGTGCTGGCCCGCGAGGCCGGCTACGGGTCGGAGAGCGCGTTCAGCACCGCGTTCAAGCGCGCGATGGGGAGCTCGCCGCGTGACTACCGGCGTTCGCCGCAGCCGTTGGGAGCGGGCGGCCAGTGA
- a CDS encoding oxidoreductase, protein MTTTAQQPLTSGFGADSTAAEVIKGVDLTGTTAIVTGGASGIGVETVRTLRDAGALVIVPARNTEGARNALRELDGVRVEPLDLGDSASIDAFAERFLAEDRPLHLLINNAGIMATPLERDARGNELQFAVNHLGHFRLTTRLWPALAAAGGARVVALTSRGHRYSPVVFEDLNFEHRPYEPFLGYGQSKTANSLFAVELDRRGRAEGVRAFAVHPGAILETGLTRYVDPAALAAAGVVEVDGKRVLNTARRVKTVEQGAATTVWCATSPALDGLGGVYCEDCDISPVVDAETLAESGGLLVLPGVLPYAVDQDAAARLWEVSEQLM, encoded by the coding sequence ATGACCACTACAGCGCAACAGCCCCTGACCTCCGGTTTCGGCGCCGACTCCACGGCCGCCGAGGTGATCAAGGGCGTCGATCTGACCGGCACCACCGCGATCGTCACCGGCGGCGCCAGCGGCATCGGGGTGGAGACCGTGCGCACCCTGCGGGACGCCGGCGCGCTGGTCATCGTTCCGGCGCGGAACACCGAGGGGGCGCGGAACGCCCTGCGGGAGCTGGACGGCGTGCGGGTCGAACCGCTCGACCTCGGCGATTCCGCGTCGATCGACGCCTTCGCCGAGCGGTTCCTCGCCGAGGACCGTCCGCTGCACCTGCTGATCAACAACGCCGGCATCATGGCCACGCCGCTGGAGCGGGACGCACGCGGCAACGAGCTGCAGTTCGCCGTCAACCACCTGGGGCACTTCCGTCTGACCACCCGGCTGTGGCCGGCGCTGGCCGCCGCCGGCGGGGCGCGCGTCGTCGCGCTGACCTCGCGCGGGCACCGTTACTCGCCGGTGGTGTTCGAGGACCTGAACTTCGAACACCGTCCGTACGAGCCGTTCCTCGGATACGGCCAGTCCAAGACCGCGAACTCGCTGTTCGCCGTGGAGCTCGACCGGCGCGGCCGGGCCGAGGGCGTCCGCGCCTTCGCCGTGCACCCCGGCGCGATCCTCGAAACGGGGTTGACCCGGTACGTCGACCCCGCTGCGCTGGCGGCCGCCGGCGTCGTGGAGGTCGACGGCAAGCGCGTGCTGAACACCGCACGCCGGGTCAAGACCGTCGAGCAGGGCGCGGCCACCACGGTGTGGTGCGCGACCAGCCCCGCGCTGGACGGCCTCGGCGGCGTCTACTGCGAGGACTGCGACATCAGCCCGGTGGTGGACGCCGAAACGCTCGCGGAGTCCGGCGGGCTGCTGGTGCTGCCCGGGGTGCTGCCCTACGCCGTCGATCAGGACGCTGCCGCGCGGTTGTGGGAGGTCAGCGAGCAGCTGATGTAG
- a CDS encoding Na+/H+ antiporter produces MLALTVIVVIGACVLVSGIVGNRTGIAPPVLMLAAGVLVGFVPRLRAVDLPPDTVLLVFLPALLYWESLNASLRAIRRALRGVVLMSTVLVIFSAAMVAVVAHAFGVPWGPAWILGGALAPTDATAVAALGRVLPRQAMNALQAESLINDGTALVVYGVAVSVTIGTEHFSAVHVSWLFVRSYLGGALSGIVVAYVGAKVRARLEDPLLENVAILLIPFSAFLLAEAIQASGVLAVVACGLIMSQLGPRVGTPAVRLLSQGFWTLGTYVLNGALFVLIGLQSQSAVRNLTSFDLARALSLVAAVCGVLIASRLTFQFVVVYAIRLLDRRASQRARRVSHGFRIITGLAGFRGAVSLAAALAVPNTLHNGEPLPDRDVIVFVTAGVIAALMLQAFALPPVVRWADLPEDTVIESERRMATRTAAEEALQALPDIAETLGTAPEITEMTRKEYQKRLRIGRAGDPDDDSEDIDDDAAERLRAFDEQYRELRLALLGNKRATVLRLRSEHRIDDAVLRQIQAKLDVEEVRLSRTQLVE; encoded by the coding sequence GTGCTCGCGCTCACGGTGATCGTCGTGATCGGCGCCTGCGTGCTGGTCAGCGGCATCGTGGGCAACCGGACCGGGATCGCGCCGCCGGTGCTCATGCTGGCGGCCGGGGTGCTGGTGGGGTTCGTGCCGCGGCTGCGGGCGGTCGACCTGCCCCCGGACACCGTGCTGCTCGTATTCCTGCCGGCGCTTCTGTACTGGGAGAGCCTCAACGCCTCGCTGCGGGCGATCCGGCGGGCCCTGCGAGGCGTGGTGCTGATGAGCACCGTGCTGGTGATCTTCTCCGCGGCCATGGTCGCCGTGGTCGCGCACGCGTTCGGGGTGCCGTGGGGTCCGGCGTGGATCCTCGGCGGGGCGCTGGCTCCGACCGACGCCACCGCGGTCGCGGCGCTGGGGCGGGTGCTGCCTCGGCAGGCGATGAACGCGCTGCAGGCCGAGAGCCTGATCAACGACGGCACCGCCCTGGTCGTCTACGGCGTCGCGGTCTCAGTCACCATCGGAACGGAGCACTTCAGCGCCGTGCACGTGAGCTGGCTCTTCGTCCGCTCCTACCTCGGTGGCGCGCTGTCGGGGATCGTGGTCGCCTATGTCGGGGCGAAGGTGCGGGCGCGGCTGGAGGACCCGCTGCTGGAGAACGTCGCCATCCTGCTCATCCCGTTCAGCGCCTTCCTGCTCGCCGAGGCGATCCAGGCCTCCGGGGTGCTCGCGGTGGTGGCGTGCGGGCTGATCATGAGCCAGCTCGGCCCCCGGGTCGGCACCCCGGCCGTCCGCCTGCTCTCCCAGGGCTTCTGGACGCTGGGCACCTACGTCCTCAACGGCGCCCTGTTCGTCCTGATCGGCCTGCAGTCCCAGTCCGCCGTCCGCAACCTCACCAGCTTCGACCTGGCCCGGGCTCTGTCGCTGGTGGCGGCGGTGTGCGGGGTCCTGATCGCCTCCCGCCTCACCTTCCAGTTCGTGGTCGTCTACGCCATCCGGCTGCTGGACCGCCGCGCCTCCCAGCGGGCCCGCCGGGTCAGCCACGGCTTCCGGATCATCACCGGCCTGGCCGGTTTCCGCGGCGCGGTCTCCCTGGCCGCCGCGCTCGCCGTCCCCAACACGCTGCACAACGGCGAACCGCTCCCGGACCGCGACGTCATCGTCTTCGTCACCGCCGGCGTCATCGCGGCCCTGATGCTCCAGGCCTTCGCGCTGCCGCCGGTGGTCCGCTGGGCCGACCTGCCGGAGGACACCGTCATCGAGTCCGAGCGCCGCATGGCCACCCGCACCGCCGCCGAGGAGGCGCTGCAAGCACTCCCCGACATCGCCGAGACACTGGGCACCGCCCCGGAGATCACCGAGATGACGCGCAAGGAGTACCAGAAACGTCTGCGCATCGGCCGGGCCGGCGACCCCGACGACGACAGCGAGGACATCGACGACGACGCCGCCGAGCGCCTCCGCGCCTTCGACGAGCAGTACCGCGAGCTGCGCCTGGCCCTGCTGGGCAACAAACGCGCGACCGTTCTGCGGCTACGGAGCGAGCACCGCATCGACGACGCCGTGCTCCGGCAGATCCAGGCGAAGCTGGACGTCGAAGAGGTGCGGCTATCGCGCACGCAGCTGGTCGAGTAA
- a CDS encoding MBL fold metallo-hydrolase, whose product MAEEREHPAYPYPDPVVETSGAQEIAPDLVVVPNRDVDLVPNIGVIGGTHSVLVVDTGLGPRNAHQVLTFATEYAKGRRLYLTTTHFHPEHAFGAHTFAGEATYLVNRAQAEDLEHKGAGYLAMFTQLGAPVARELEGTHLPTPDLVYDGDHTLDLGGRTVHLRPTGRGHSRGDQVVAVPDVDVLFTGDLAEAGQFAIFPWFPPHDTDVSGLRWLRVMERLAAEQHRTVVPGHGTIGDAGLLAEVRDYLTELRDETWRRRDSAMSQETIVEEVRALMVERHPDWRMREWIENGVGCFCAEHAGQD is encoded by the coding sequence ATGGCTGAAGAGCGCGAACACCCCGCATACCCGTACCCCGACCCGGTCGTCGAGACCTCCGGCGCCCAGGAGATAGCCCCCGACCTGGTGGTCGTCCCGAACAGGGACGTGGACCTGGTCCCGAACATCGGCGTGATCGGCGGCACCCACTCGGTCCTGGTGGTGGACACCGGCCTCGGCCCCCGCAACGCCCACCAGGTCCTCACCTTCGCCACCGAGTACGCCAAAGGCCGCCGCCTGTACCTGACCACCACGCACTTCCACCCCGAACACGCCTTCGGCGCCCACACCTTCGCCGGCGAGGCGACGTACCTGGTCAACCGCGCCCAGGCCGAGGACCTGGAGCACAAGGGCGCCGGCTACCTCGCGATGTTCACGCAGCTCGGCGCCCCGGTCGCCCGCGAACTGGAAGGCACCCACCTGCCCACCCCCGACCTCGTCTACGACGGGGACCACACCCTCGACCTCGGTGGCCGCACCGTCCACCTACGCCCCACCGGCCGCGGCCACAGCCGCGGCGACCAGGTCGTGGCAGTCCCCGACGTCGACGTCCTGTTCACCGGCGACCTCGCCGAAGCGGGCCAGTTCGCGATCTTCCCCTGGTTCCCGCCCCACGACACCGACGTCTCGGGCCTGCGCTGGCTGCGCGTCATGGAACGCCTGGCCGCCGAGCAGCACCGCACAGTCGTCCCCGGCCACGGCACCATCGGCGACGCGGGCCTGCTCGCCGAAGTCCGCGACTACCTCACGGAGCTGCGCGACGAGACATGGCGCCGCCGCGACTCGGCGATGAGCCAGGAGACGATCGTGGAGGAGGTCAGGGCGCTGATGGTGGAGCGGCATCCGGACTGGCGGATGCGCGAATGGATCGAGAACGGGGTCGGGTGCTTCTGCGCTGAGCATGCGGGGCAGGACTGA
- a CDS encoding LysR family transcriptional regulator → MELRPLRYFVAVAEELNFGRAAGRLHMTQPPLSRAIRQLEADLGVALFERSPSGVALTEVGVWFLRDARALLDQADRLRAKVAASAGAATLTVGMLADSADPAAAHLVKAFRDRHPRVDVQIREADFTDPTAGLRAGLVDVALTYAPFDQTGISVRRLRLDPVGAVLRADDPLADREVLRLEELADRRWFRFPDSADPVWRAFWNATTPQGPLREGPLVRTVHECLQAVLWNGTIGLAPRAEVLPDGLAFVPVADAPPSALVVAWADARDDPLVRSFVGIAAQTYGG, encoded by the coding sequence ATGGAACTGCGCCCCCTGCGCTACTTCGTCGCCGTCGCCGAGGAGCTGAACTTCGGGCGGGCGGCCGGTCGGCTGCACATGACGCAGCCGCCGCTGAGCCGCGCCATCCGGCAGCTGGAGGCCGATCTCGGCGTCGCGCTGTTCGAGCGCTCGCCGTCCGGGGTCGCGCTCACCGAGGTCGGCGTCTGGTTCCTGCGCGACGCCCGTGCGCTGCTCGACCAGGCCGACCGGCTGCGGGCCAAGGTGGCGGCGTCGGCCGGGGCCGCGACGCTGACCGTCGGCATGCTGGCCGACAGTGCCGATCCCGCGGCTGCCCACCTGGTGAAGGCCTTCCGCGACCGCCATCCGCGGGTGGACGTCCAGATCCGCGAGGCCGACTTCACCGATCCGACCGCCGGGCTGCGCGCCGGGCTGGTGGACGTCGCGCTGACCTACGCGCCGTTCGACCAGACCGGTATCAGTGTTCGGCGACTCCGCCTGGATCCGGTCGGGGCGGTGCTGCGGGCCGACGACCCGCTGGCCGACCGCGAGGTGCTGCGCCTGGAAGAGCTCGCCGACCGCCGCTGGTTCCGCTTCCCGGACAGTGCCGATCCGGTCTGGCGCGCGTTCTGGAACGCCACGACGCCGCAGGGCCCGCTGCGCGAGGGCCCGCTGGTGCGCACCGTGCACGAATGCCTGCAAGCCGTGCTCTGGAACGGCACGATCGGACTGGCGCCGCGGGCCGAGGTGCTTCCGGACGGGCTCGCCTTCGTCCCGGTGGCCGACGCGCCGCCGAGCGCGCTGGTCGTCGCCTGGGCCGACGCCCGGGACGATCCGCTCGTCCGGTCGTTCGTCGGGATCGCCGCACAGACTTATGGTGGGTGA
- a CDS encoding alpha/beta fold hydrolase gives MNSTVTSADGTTIAYTATGDGPAVIIVDGALCHRSFGPSGGVAEQLASEYTVYTYDRRGRGESGDADAYSPQREVEDIAALIRAAGGQARVVGFSSGGALALLAAAANIGVTKVACYEVPYVTQDWHRELAVKYTADLHQALDEGRLEDMPALFMTLVGMPAEQLGGMRQSPMWPMFTAVAKTLTYDNAALGYPAGGAVPTGLIATIAVPLLAMDGGASPDILRDPAGIIAGAGPDAERITLPEQTHEVSAEVVAPVLAKFFA, from the coding sequence ATGAACAGCACCGTGACCTCGGCCGACGGCACCACCATCGCGTACACCGCCACCGGCGACGGCCCCGCCGTGATCATCGTCGACGGCGCGCTGTGCCACCGGTCGTTCGGGCCCAGCGGCGGCGTCGCCGAGCAGCTGGCCTCCGAGTACACCGTGTACACCTACGACCGGCGCGGCCGCGGCGAGAGCGGCGACGCGGACGCCTACTCGCCGCAGCGCGAGGTCGAGGACATCGCGGCGCTGATCCGGGCCGCCGGCGGGCAGGCGCGCGTCGTCGGCTTCTCCTCCGGCGGCGCCCTGGCGCTGCTGGCGGCCGCCGCGAACATCGGCGTGACGAAGGTGGCCTGTTACGAGGTCCCCTACGTGACCCAGGACTGGCACCGCGAACTCGCCGTGAAGTACACCGCCGACCTGCACCAGGCGCTGGACGAGGGCCGCCTGGAGGACATGCCGGCCCTGTTCATGACCCTGGTGGGCATGCCGGCCGAGCAGCTGGGCGGGATGCGGCAGTCGCCGATGTGGCCGATGTTCACGGCCGTCGCCAAGACCCTGACCTACGACAACGCGGCCTTGGGCTACCCCGCCGGCGGTGCGGTGCCGACCGGCCTGATCGCCACCATCGCGGTGCCGCTCCTGGCGATGGACGGCGGCGCGAGCCCCGACATCCTGCGCGACCCGGCCGGGATCATCGCCGGCGCCGGCCCGGACGCCGAGCGGATCACCCTGCCCGAGCAGACGCATGAGGTGAGCGCGGAGGTCGTGGCCCCGGTGCTGGCGAAGTTCTTCGCGTGA
- a CDS encoding polyprenyl synthetase family protein, giving the protein MLSQADLKARIDTELRAFVGAEADLLEAVDPLLAPVGAQLRAAVADGKRIRAAFCYWGWRAAGQGDTPAMVRAAAAMELVHAAALVHDDLIDDSPLRRGLPAPHVALREATAKAPDPDGAARSLALLVGDLLMAYAGQLFTGCGLPALYLSRARPMWSVLARELIAGECLEVLRTGTETDPAESLAIVRYKTAKYTVEHPLQIGGRLGGARERTLGVFSDYGLPLGEAFQLRDDLLAVFGDPALTGKSNLDDLVAARPTALVAFARQGAAPGDRAVLDRLLGRDDLGPADLAETRAILQRSGARGRVEQLIAQRVRRARAALAGAALPRSAAEALHQLAEAVATRKS; this is encoded by the coding sequence GTGCTGTCCCAGGCCGATCTGAAAGCCCGGATCGACACCGAACTGCGGGCCTTCGTCGGGGCCGAGGCCGATCTGCTCGAAGCCGTCGATCCGCTGCTCGCGCCGGTCGGGGCCCAGCTGCGGGCCGCGGTCGCCGACGGCAAGCGCATCCGCGCGGCCTTCTGCTACTGGGGGTGGCGCGCGGCCGGACAGGGGGACACCCCGGCGATGGTGCGGGCCGCCGCCGCGATGGAACTGGTGCACGCCGCGGCGCTGGTCCACGACGACCTCATCGATGACAGCCCTCTGCGACGGGGTCTGCCGGCCCCGCATGTCGCCCTGCGCGAGGCCACCGCCAAGGCGCCCGATCCCGACGGGGCCGCGCGCTCGCTGGCGCTGCTCGTCGGCGACCTGCTGATGGCCTACGCCGGACAGCTGTTCACCGGATGCGGGCTGCCCGCGCTGTATTTGTCGCGCGCCAGGCCGATGTGGTCCGTCCTGGCCCGCGAGCTCATCGCCGGGGAGTGCCTGGAGGTGCTGCGCACCGGCACCGAGACCGATCCGGCCGAGTCGCTGGCGATCGTGCGCTACAAGACCGCCAAGTACACCGTCGAGCATCCGCTGCAGATCGGCGGCCGGCTCGGCGGCGCCCGCGAGCGCACGCTCGGCGTCTTCAGCGACTACGGGCTGCCGCTGGGCGAGGCCTTCCAGCTGCGCGACGACCTGCTCGCGGTGTTCGGCGACCCGGCGCTCACCGGCAAGTCGAACCTCGACGACCTGGTCGCGGCCCGGCCCACCGCGCTGGTGGCCTTCGCCCGGCAGGGCGCCGCGCCCGGCGACCGCGCGGTGCTGGACCGGCTGCTCGGCCGCGACGACCTGGGCCCGGCCGACCTGGCCGAGACGCGCGCGATCCTGCAGCGCAGCGGCGCGCGCGGCCGGGTCGAGCAGCTGATCGCGCAGCGCGTGCGCCGGGCCCGGGCCGCGCTGGCCGGCGCCGCGCTGCCGCGCTCGGCCGCCGAGGCGCTGCACCAGCTGGCCGAGGCCGTCGCCACCCGCAAGTCCTGA
- a CDS encoding oxygenase MpaB family protein: MPVTPEAMAALRLRGDELADATVEALFAGGGIGHFNTLMRWFERSGDPLPEGLPPAAHDYLAATAAPPDWVDWDLMETARMFFIDNNVHISTALSFASMPACYMLPHVAKLLAATHALDYPSNRMAATGQFTVYLMRPDAFEAGGSFVPAAQKVRLLHASIRHHLRREGAWDQATWGVPICQQDMIGGQMMFSIQVLDALHRLGVHVTQAGARAYLYAWQVVGAMLGIDTEAAPADLAEARDFSDLYMSEFMGPSEQGVQLTRQLIELYEDVVPGTLLDPVVPALIRYLIGDTAADWLAVPRSAVFDRLVPAAPLLLAVTEHLKERSPIAAMVIDRLGALTTRFELSSLTRGRIMHYAIPDHLKDEYGVHRPKDERWTPPPVSRLLTGS; encoded by the coding sequence ATGCCCGTGACCCCCGAAGCCATGGCCGCGCTGCGGCTGCGCGGCGACGAGCTCGCCGACGCCACCGTCGAGGCGCTGTTCGCCGGCGGCGGGATCGGCCATTTCAATACCCTGATGCGCTGGTTCGAGCGCTCCGGCGATCCGCTGCCCGAGGGCCTGCCGCCGGCGGCCCACGACTACCTCGCGGCCACCGCGGCCCCGCCGGACTGGGTCGACTGGGACCTGATGGAGACCGCGCGGATGTTCTTCATCGACAACAACGTCCACATCTCCACGGCGCTGTCCTTCGCCTCGATGCCGGCCTGCTACATGCTGCCGCACGTCGCCAAGCTGCTGGCCGCCACGCACGCGCTGGACTACCCGTCCAACCGGATGGCCGCGACCGGGCAGTTCACCGTTTACCTGATGCGCCCGGACGCCTTCGAGGCCGGCGGCTCGTTCGTCCCGGCCGCCCAGAAGGTCCGGCTCCTGCACGCCTCCATCCGCCACCACCTGCGCCGGGAAGGCGCGTGGGACCAGGCGACCTGGGGTGTGCCGATCTGCCAGCAGGACATGATCGGCGGCCAGATGATGTTCTCGATCCAAGTGCTGGACGCGCTGCACCGCTTGGGCGTGCACGTCACCCAGGCCGGTGCGCGGGCGTATCTGTACGCCTGGCAGGTCGTCGGGGCGATGCTCGGCATCGACACCGAGGCGGCGCCGGCCGATCTGGCCGAGGCGCGGGATTTCTCAGACCTCTACATGTCCGAGTTCATGGGCCCCTCCGAACAGGGCGTTCAGCTCACCCGTCAGCTCATCGAGCTGTACGAGGACGTGGTCCCCGGAACGCTGCTGGACCCCGTTGTTCCAGCCCTGATTCGCTATCTGATCGGCGACACCGCCGCGGACTGGCTGGCGGTGCCGCGCTCGGCGGTGTTCGACCGCTTGGTGCCCGCGGCGCCGCTGCTGCTGGCCGTCACCGAACACCTCAAGGAACGCTCGCCGATCGCCGCGATGGTCATCGACCGGCTCGGCGCGCTCACCACCCGCTTCGAACTCAGCTCACTGACGCGCGGCCGGATCATGCACTATGCGATCCCTGATCACCTCAAAGACGAATATGGCGTTCACCGGCCGAAAGATGAACGCTGGACGCCGCCTCCGGTCTCTCGGCTTCTGACCGGATCGTGA